AGAAAAGAACCAAGTGAAGTAACACTGTGAACTCAACTGTAAAAATGTTTGCAAAGTAATGGATATAACATGTAAATATAGCATGAGGTAATGGATGAAAAGATATAAGATATCCAAACAGAATGGTCTACAatacttaaataaaatgtatctattattattattattattataataataataataacaatagtaatACTTATTATAATTCCATATGGCTATGAGGTTGATCACTATTTTACTAAGAAAGTCAAGATGACTTACTTTCCCTATCCTGGGTATGACATGTTCTGTGCTGAGCAATATGGGAGGTGCACGTAcggtttgtgttttttctttggtAAAGCAAACTCTGGGTTTGAtgcatccattttgttttcaatcTCCACCTCTGCCTCATAATTATAGCAAGTATGTATCAGAGACAGAACCACAGGACAGATTATACCACAAGATGGTTCTTAATGGTGATTTCTCCACAGTACTCATAGAAGTCACTCTGGTGAAGGGCTGATGAGTGAAGAGATAGTACCACTCTCGTAACAGACATGTGTCTATGCCCAATGAGTGAAGAGATAGTACCACTCTCGTAACAGACATGTGTCTATGCCCAATGAGTGAAGAGATAGTACCACTCTCGTAACAGACATGTGTCTATGCCCAATGAGTGAAGAGATAGTACCACTCTCGTAACAGACATGTGTCTATGCCCAATGAGTGAAGAGATAGTACCACTCTCGTAACAGACATGTGTCTATGACCAATGGCACGGCCATCTTCTTCTTGGAATCCACTGCattgcttttttcccctcactaTTGTACATATTTATGGTGATGTATGTTGTATATAGTATGACTGATAATGGTATTATCGTTTAGAATGCCCTGTatagtttcagtttcagtgacTTTTGCCCTGATGTTATAATAGGACCAGCAATAAAGGAGGTGTCTAGTCATGAGAACATGAATCATGATTTTTCTTAGTGTTCTCCAGCTTGTGTAAAACAGAAAAGGCGATTTCGTGTCCTGTTTCATGTTGTTTCTAATTACAATTAAAAAGGCTTCAGCAAGAATGTGGATTTTAAATTATATAAATACTGTTTCACATATGCCACCCACTGACTTATTTTCACTTCCCACTATGTGGTTGTGGTATTATGTGTCACAATGCTCAATACATTTCAGAGAAAGACATTTTATGATTGTTTCCCATGGCCAGCAGCATATTTCTTTGCTACTTCGATTTTTGGGGATGTTGCTTCAGTGCTATACTTCATGCTATAAGCATATGCTTGCTTGTCGATGCATTTCCATTCATGGTATGTTATAAAGGTAGTAGTAAGGTAAGTTGATCCAGCTGACAGGAATGAAATGAGTAATAATTAAATCTCCCATCCCCAAGAATCATTGTATTGGTTTAATGCTGTGTCCGGTCGTGCATTTGGGACCTGCATGAACTTAACTAAGTGTGACACGTACACTGTGGTTAAATGTGTGCAGACATGAAGCAGTGTTTGGTTTTAATGGGTTGCTTCTCAGCCATCAGCTGCAAGGGTGTGATGCGTAGAGCAGGAAGTTTGCTCAGGCTTTTTGCCAGTAGCTTCCTTTTCATTACTCATTGTTCTAAGGTCACAGTGATCACATCGTACCAGCAGCAGTCATCTCcaccatgcagcagcagcagcagctcaacaACTCCAACATCAGCTCCATTGTGCAGGCCTCGCTTGAGATGCGGGTGACCAGTGCCATGCTGGGCCTCTGCTTTGCCCTTGGGGTGCCAGGGAACCTGGCGGTGGTGGTCGTCCTCAGACGCAGACTGGCGGGAGGAAGCTTCACGCTGTGGCTGATGCTGAACCTCGCCGTGTCAGACCTGCTCACTCTGCTCACTCTGCCTGTGTGGATCACCACTCTGCTTCACGGCTGGACTTTAGGCTCGGTGCCCTGCAAACTTCTCTCCTACCTGGTATACTGGAGCCTCTACaccagtgtgctgtgtgttactCTTCTTAGCGTGCAGCGCTACATCCAGGTGCTCTATCCACAGCGTTGGGCTGAGCTCAAGTCTGTGTGGCGCAGATCTCTGCTGGGACTCGTGTGGGCTCTTGGAGCCATTCTGTCATCTCATGCTCTGGTTCAAAGAGAAGTGAGATGGAAGAGGGATAGGTTTCCCCGCTGCCTGGAACACTACAGGTGGTTTGGGGAGCAGGTGTTCACGCTCCTGATGGAGAGCCTGCTGCTGTTTATACTGCCGTTCTCCATCCTGGCTTCCCTGTACGCCGCCCTCAACCGACAGGTCAAGCAGACCACTCGTTCAGGTCACAGAAGAATGAGGAAGCTGGTGGTTCGTATCATTGTGGtgttcttcatcttctccaTTCCAGTACACCTCAACAATATGCTTACCATCGTGGCAGTTTCTTGGGgatcacatgacctcctgcAGTTGTCAAAGGTCACTGGATGTATCGCCGGGGCAACAACCTTCATCAACAGCTGTGTGAACCCATTCCTGTATGCTTTCTCCCACCGGGCATTGCGTCAGTCAAAAGCTAAGACTCTGAATTCTGTGCTCAGTCCAAACAGCACATCTGTGCAGTAGGGAACTGGATCCTCCACTCTGTAGATGTTGTTCCCCTAAGGTCCAGCAGGTGATGTCATAGACGGCCCACcgtctgatctgatctgatctgtccTCAGAACTCACCAACAATTTCTTCCACATAACAATCTCCAGATGTAAGTGATGTTCATTTGAATCTTTCACAGGAGCCAATTGGGAGTATAATTCAGTAGAGATTATTGGGCACATTGATGCTGTGAACTGgaataaatattaaaaagacTGAGTGCTATATATGAAAATCATATTTTGAGTAGAAAGCTGAGTTTTAGCTTCTCTCAGACTAAATTGATTCCTACTAAATGTATTCCATCAATAATTTCTTTAATGATTCATAAGCATGTGAGATTATATGTAATCACTGATTATGGCTTTTGCTGTGAACATTTTGCTATTTTATATTTCAGCTGTAAACATAAAATAGACAATTTTTTCACTGCAACTTCCACTCCATAACTCCAGACTTTACCACATAAAAGTATGAAAGAACCAAGTGAAGTAACACTGTGAACTCAACTGTAAAAATTGTGCAAAGTAATGGATATAACACGTAAATATAGCATGAGGTAATGGATGATAAGATATAAGATATCCAAATAGAATGGTTTACAATACTTaagtaaaatgtattattattattattattattattattattattattattatggcagGCCATCTTCTTCTTGGAATCCACTGAATTGCTTTTTTCCTCACTATTGTACATATTTATGGTGATGTATGTTGTATATAGTATGACTGATAATGGTATTATTGTTTAGAATGCCCTGTATAGTTTCTGTTTCAGTGACTTTTGCCCTGATGTTATAATAGGACCAGCAATAAAGGCGGTCTCTAGTCATGAGAACATGAATCATGATTTGTCATAGTGTTCTCCAGCTTGTGTAAAAGAGATAAGGCAAATTCTTGTCCTGTTTCATGTTGTTTCTAATTACAATTAAAAAGGCTTCAGCAAGAATGTGAATCTTAAATGATATAAATACTttttcacatacagtatgcccCCCACTGACCTATTTTCACTTCCCACTATGTGGTTGTGGTATTATGTGTCATAACGCTGACGACGTTTCAGAGACAGACATTTTATGATTGTTTCCCATGGCAAGCAGCGTATTACATTTGTTTGAcaggcaaaaacacattttggtcAAAAAATGTGCTAACCGCTTCATCCACAATGTTCTTTCTTCCACAGCAAGATGAAAATGGACTATGCAAAAGTAATCATTTACACGACaaaatattttacatttctACTTTTCCCCACCAATTTACACAACAAACACCAAAAGATATGATGCAAACACAACCACGGCCAGTGATCAGACTTTTAAAAGGGTGTTATGTTGTGAAACTAGTTCATTTCAAAGATAAAATTTCAACACCACCTCAAAAAATCCCCCTAGTTTTGCTGCTGCCCACACTGACACCAAGGACTGTCTGCTTGGCTTGCACTGTATGACTTGGCTTGCACTGCAAGGATACATTGCATATTGATGGGCTTTGTGTACAAGCATCCCCTATTACCACAGTGAAGCACTGGGTTCATTCCTCATAGCTGCATGGCCATCCAACCCCGTCCACTGGCTGTGTGATAATGTCGTTGTGGAGAAGAgagtgatgcatgtgtgtgtgtgggtgtgggtgtgggtgggtgtgtgtgtgtgtttgtgtgtgcgtgtgtgtgtgtttgtgtgtgtgtgtgtgtgtgtatatgtgtgtgtgtgagaaagagagagtaaggaaGACGTGGGAGAGCGTGGGCAGGACTTAGAGAAAGCAGAATATATGTGCAATCAGATACATGTGACACCACTACTTTCCATCTTTCTTATATGCAAAACTTGAGCAGATAATGCGGGCAGGCCCTGTCTAGATGGGGACGGGATGGGGACATGTCTAGATGGGGACGGGATGGGGGGACGGGATGGGGGGACGGGATGGGGACATGTCCAGAGGGGAACGGGATGGGGACATGTCTAGAGGGGGACGGGTTCATGTCTAGAGGGGGACGGGGACATGTCATAATAGGGAAATATCACCGTTTGCATCGCTGGTGAAAAATTCATCCAATCTTGCCATTTTAACAACAGTgccctttttattttattacagtcTGACGAAGCATTTGCTGTTGGCAGGATTCAGTTTTCAGGCACgttcatacgtgtgtgtgcgttcttgAATGTTAAATAAAGAACTAAAAGAAATGAATCTATAAATCATGTTCTTAAATGACTGACTTTTATGTGTCAGAACTGGCTAAGATTTGATGGCATGGCTTGACGTGGGCCTGTATTTTCAGGCTCAGTAAAAATCGTGTGATGCATTGAGAGCCTTCTTGCACATGTGCagaacagactcacacacacatgccagcagCAAGCAGgagaacaagcaaacaaacacacacaaagaatgacACACCTCTGAGGATACAACCCAAGTTGCCCAAGGAGAATTAAAAACAGGCTCTCCTCTAAGACCATTCATATTGATTCAGCAGTCTAGATCCTGCTTGCTTTATGATTACCATACATGCTTGGCTTATTCGATCAGTAAAAGGGAAGGGGCCATTTCCATGAAATGTACTGCTATTCTAACCTTGTCCAAGGGCACGCAGCGATGGCCATTGAGACCCAGGGAGCCTGCCTATGGCAGAATATTATGACCAGCAGAATACTTTAAAATATGACCTATTAGGATAGAACGCTAGTGATGGATACGGCAGTCCAAAGCCATTTAAATCAGGGCTTGTTTGGGTCGCCTTGTTTTTTAATGATTGTCGCAGAAACAGTGGCGCTGAAATgtgaagggagagaaacagagatgggAAGtacagaaggaagagaagagaagtgtagGATGTGAAGGGGAGGGGCTGATAGATGCAGGAGCTgtgaggagagcgagagagagagagagagagagagagagagagagagagggggatgagaaggagaggtggagacaCGTGTGCACTGTGATATTAAACTTGAAGCATGCTGAACTTTCTGCCCTCCGCCTCCCCTGCACTACATCTGCTCAGCGATCAGAGCCGACGGGGTCTAGCCACTGAACATGAATtcattcatgaaaataaaacaacagaagAATAAATTAATTGAAAATTAAACATGAATAGACCTATTCATTTGCTTGACACAAGGCCACTTTTGCTGCGGAAAGTCTGTATAGTGTTTTTGGATGGGAAATGCACAGGGCAACCAAGGCATGTATGGCTTCGGATGAGTAAtattctgttctctctcactgGGCCTACAGTCATTTAGTCTGACGTATGTCTACGCGTCTCCTTTTTAACTGGGGCAGCATCCAGAGTAGACACatccacagactcacacaggatcacacacacactcacacacacacacacacacacacacacacacacacacacacacactcacacacacacacacacacacacacacacacacacacacacacacacacacacacacacacacacacacacacagacacagacagcagtaCAAGTGGAAAAACAAGCCAACATCTATTGAACTTTAAAATTGACAGGTGAATCAGTCAACGATCTCTGGAGAATCACCCAGCCTCCATCTCTGGGGAATTCAAGCCAGATTACTGTGACCCGAATACTTCCCTGAGACATATGAgacataatgagagagagagaatgagaaagagagagagagagagagagagaatgagaaagaaagagagagagagagaaagagagagaaaatgagaatgacaaagaaagagagagagagagtattagagagagaaagagagagcgtgagaatcagaaagaaagagagagagacagacagagtaagagagagagtaagagtgagatagagagagaattagaaagagagagagagagacagagtgaaagagagagtgagaaagagagagagagagagggtgggtggggggaaaCATAGGACTaggatgctgatgctgattgGTTAGAGCTAGCTTGTGATTCCCCAGACCCACAAAgggctttttttcccttctggtCGGATGCACTGTAAGTGGACCACGACTGGACAGCACCATGTCGATggcagcagacacacaaacacaacaaacacacacataccacacacacacacacacacacacagagacacacacataccacacacacatgtgcatgcaaacacgcaaacacacacacacacacacacacacacacacacacacacacacacacacacacacacctaaacatacACTGTGACTGTGGCCTGAGGGCAGAAAATCTCCAATAtgccaaaaaataaaaaacatgccTGGGCATTAACTGAGAAAATCAATAAACAACTTAAAATAGCAACACTAACAATGCCCCTTTTCAGTTTGGGTGTTCTCCAAGTCACGGCCATCAGTGTTGAGGATGACTCATTTCACACCCTCTAACAGCCATTGCACAGGGGTCAggtaaacaacacaaacaagtaAGCAACACTCGTGGGGAATAGTCAGCTGTGCTGATGCACACTGCTTCTGCGTGATGGGCAGACAGAGGGATTCAGTTTGGTAGGTGAGACATGCTGCTCACTGCACAGTGGGAGAGACTAGAGGAGAGACCAGGGGAGAGAC
This genomic window from Clupea harengus unplaced genomic scaffold, Ch_v2.0.2, whole genome shotgun sequence contains:
- the LOC116220967 gene encoding leukotriene B4 receptor 1-like, translating into MQQQQQLNNSNISSIVQASLEMRVTSAMLGLCFALGVPGNLAVVVVLRRRLAGGSFTLWLMLNLAVSDLLTLLTLPVWITTLLHGWTLGSVPCKLLSYLVYWSLYTSVLCVTLLSVQRYIQVLYPQRWAELKSVWRRSLLGLVWALGAILSSHALVQREVRWKRDRFPRCLEHYRWFGEQVFTLLMESLLLFILPFSILASLYAALNRQVKQTTRSGHRRMRKLVVRIIVVFFIFSIPVHLNNMLTIVAVSWGSHDLLQLSKVTGCIAGATTFINSCVNPFLYAFSHRALRQSKAKTLNSVLSPNSTSVQ